ACGTATCCTGAATATGTTTGCCAAGTCGGCCGCTCAGGCGATAGAGAATGCCGAGACTTATCAGGAACTCGAGGACAAGATGGCCCAGTTGACGGAGACGCAGGACAGGCTCCTGCGTGCTGAAAGACTGGCGGCCATTGGCGAGGTGGCCTCATACGTGGCCCACGAGATACGAAACCCGCTGGTTACAATCGGAGGATTTGCGCGCTCCATCAAACGTCTTGGCTCAAACGACGAGAATATAGACACAAGCTCCAAGATCATTGTGCAGGAGGTGGGAAGACTTGAAAGGATACTTGACAACATAAGAGACTTCACCCGGCCCGCTGCGCCGCTGAAGGCGAGAGTGCACATAAACAAATTAATAGAAGACACCCTGGCGCTGACTGATGGCTATCTCAGGGAAAAGGATGTAGTTGTGCGCAAAGAACTTGGAGACGACCTCCCCGAGACACTCGCCGACCCATCCCAGATGAAGCAGGTGTTCCTGAACCTGGTAAAGAATGCCGCGGAGTCTATGGCAGAAGGCGGTATACTAACCGTAAAGACGTACGTGGAGGAGAATTCGATTAAGATAGATTTTGCCGATACGGGAGAGGGTGTGCCTTCCGAGATAAAGGGAAAACTCTTCACACCGTTTTTCACTACTAAGACGGGCGGCACAGGTGTCGGACTTGCGATATGTCAAAAGATAGTAGACGATCACGAAGGTAAGCTCATTGTATCCAGCGCAGAAGAACGCGGGAGTGTGTTTTCCATACTGCTCCCCGTGTTGGACGCTGGGGAAGAGGTAAGAAGGGGGGATAAACAATGATAAACATCTTGGTAGTAGAGGACGACAAGAACCAATGTCTTCTTTATAGGCAGGAACTTACCGAGGAGGGCTACGACGTGGAGGTCGCCAGGGACGGTAAAGAGGCGATAACCATGGCAAGGCTCAGGTCCCCGGACCTTATAGTAATGGACATAAACATGGCCGGAATGGACGGCATTGAGGCAATGGGAAAGATTCTGGGTGAGAACAACAAGATACCCATCATCATAAATACCGCATACACAAGCTACAAGGACAACTTTATGACATGGTCCGCTGATGCGTACGTGGTAAAGTCCTCTGACCTCGTGGAGCTTAAGAATACGATTAAGGAAATACTGCAGAAAAAGAGTCGTCAAAGATAAAATATGTCGATACCAGCCCCGTACACGTTCAATAAGGTGCTTGTGATTATCCTTGCGGGTGGGGAGGGGCAGAGGCTCTATCCCCTGACAAAAGACAGGGCAAAACCGGCAGTACCATTTGGCGGTGTCTACAGAATAATAGACTTCACCCTGAGCAACTGCCTCAATTCCGGGTTCCACAAGATAGCGCTCATCACGCAGTACAAGTCTATGTCGCTGGACCGGCACGTGCGCCTGGGCTGGTGGAATCTCTTTGTCAGCGAACTGGGAGACTTCCTGGAAATCATTCCACCCCAGATGAGGATATCCCACGAATGGTACCGCGGCACCGCAGACGCCGTTTACCAGAATATATATACCCTGGAGAGGGAAAAACCCGGGGTAGTTCTGATACTCAGCGGCGACCATGTGTATAAGATGGACTACCGCAAGATGTTGGATTTCCACCTTAAGAAAGAGGCAGACGTGACGGTGTCGTGCGTAGACGTGCCCATAGAAGAAGCCTGCCGCTTCGGCATCATGGAGATTGATGAGGAAAGCAGAACAACAGGTTTTCAAGAAAAACCTTCAAGCCCCAAACCCATGCCCTCCAACCCGGACAGGGTCCTGGCCTCCATGGGCGTCTACCTCTTCAACACAACAACCCTGGTCAGACGGATAGTTGAGGACGCCAAGACAGATTCGAGACACGATTTCGGCAGAGACGTGATACCCTCTATGATTGACAGAGACAGAATCTACGCATATCAGTTTGAAGACGAAAATAAAAGTCCGGTGAGGTACTGGAGGGACATCGGCACCCTCGACGCCTACTGGGAGGCAAACATGGACCTCATAAGCGCCAGCCCGATATTCAATCTCTATGACACGGACTGGCCGGTGCGCACCTACCGGGAACAATTTCCGCCGTCAAAGACCGTCTACGGCGGTGAAGACGGACAGATGGGAGAGGTCGTCAACAGCCTCCTCTCGGACGGGTGCATAATAAGCGGCGCAAGGGTAGAAAACTCTGTACTTTCCCCGGACGTCAGGGTAGAAGCTAAATCCAGTATATCAGACTCTGTCATTATGGAAGGGGTGAGGGTGGACGGAAACGTAAAGATCCGCAGGGCCATAATAGACAAAGGCGTACACGTCCCCGAAGGGACGGTTATCGGTTATGACCACGAAACGGACAGAAGCCACTTCACCGTGACGGAGAATGGAGTAGTTGTGGTCCCGAAGCAAATTACTATAATAGAATAAACACAACACGCAGGAGAAAAGGACCAGCGACATGAAACGATGCTCTCTTATGACAGTAACTCTGTTGTGCCTGATGGTTTGCTTTCCATCTTGTGAATGGTCGTGCTACGCGCCAGGCGAAAAACCTTCGGGCGAATACGGAGGCGTCTCTCCATCCGAAGAACGCGAGGCCTTGGAAAAGGCGACCGACAGTGAACTAAAGGACGTCATGAAGGCATCCGCAAAATATATGAAGAACCTGGAGGCATCGATGGAGAACGGTAACTGGCCTGCCACGAGGGTGTCCGCCAAGAAACTGGAAGACCTCATCGGAAAGCGCTGCGTGAACCTGTACGTAAAGGTCCATGGACGAGTATCGAGAAAGTTTACCGACATAAGCAAGGACTTCAACGAGCATGTGCTTAAACTGCTTAACGCCGAGCGGTACAACAAATACGAACTGGCCAGAACCCAGTTCGAAAACATGAAGCTCGACTGCGACAACTGCCATGATAAGTTCAGAGAGGAGTGACAGTAGTTTCTCAAACGACGGGCTCCCTGCGGGTCCGTCTAGCGGTCAGAACGCAAGAGGATATCGACGCGGTTTTTTGCCGGTTGCCGGATTCATAAGGCGCAGGCGGCTTGTGATAAATACCGAGACGACTACACAAAGGAGAGTGGGGCAACCTCCCCCGGAGTAGAATGAAGAAATCTCTTTATCTTGGTCTGATGCTGCTGTTGTTTATCTCAGTCAACACCGTTTCCTGTGAGAGGGCGGAGGAGGAGCCGGAAGAAGAGACTATGGTGGCGCTCATGGAAGAGGAAGAAGAATTCTTCGGAGAAAAAATACCCGCACTTGAAGAGTGGGCGGAGCAGGAATGGGAGGAGAGGGCGCCGGTAGAAGAAGAGGAGGGGGAAGAGCCCGTAGAGCTTGAGACCCCGGGGGGCCTCAAAGAGGCCATGGCGGCCACCTCGCGCGCCATGAGACGGCTCAGCCGGAGTGTAAAGAAGGATAACTGGGAAGGGATAAAGGATTCCGGAAAACAGGTAGAAGACCTGATTGCCGGCCGGTGCGTCACACTGTACTTCAAACAACACCCTTCAGGGGTGCCCACGGAATTTATCATCATCGGAGACCGTTTCAGGGCCGCGATACAATCCCTCGTCAGGGGGGCAAAGGGACGTAATTCCGACGACGTGCTTCGCGAGTTCTTTGTAGTAAAAGGGACCTGCAAGGACTGCCACAAACTCTTCAAAGAGAAGGACGAGGAGGAATAACGCCCGGCAGTAACATTTGTAGTGGCAGAGCTTACTCTGCTTTCATGTAGTGGCAGAGCTTGCTCTGCATAGTGTCGAGCAAGTCATGCCTTAGGCAGACATGCCTATGGCACGGCTTGACCACTACACAGTCGGTGGGGCAGGTCTTGGTAATCCTTCGCCGAGGGCTACGGACACCTCGCGCCTGGCCGAATGAAAGTGTCCGGCACCCCTCTGATTTCCATTCTGAAGTCAAAAGGGGAATATGGGTTCAGTACATACACTAAAGCCCGCGTAAGAATTTTCTGAAGGCACACCAGCAAAGAGGGCTATATATTCATGCTAATTAGTCGTCTGCACTTGTATGTCCCGTACGGCTCAAGTGTATTATCCCATTCATGTTTATCAAATCGATTGGCTTATGTTTTGCAAACTGTTTAACACCTTTCGTAAAACCAGAAGTGCAAGCTAATATAGCCCTTTTAGCCTTTGCGTGTTTCATTGCACCGTATAGGTCTCTTACTACAGCAGGGCCAACTGGGTTCTTGTGAACCTTACATTGTACAATAACCTTATGCCAACCTTTATGTGCAATAATATCAACCCCTCCATCACCTGAGCCTTTAGCTACTTTTTCAATGTTGTAGCCGTTTCTGCTCAATACAGATGCAAATTCATGTTCAAACTGTTTACCAGTTAGAGACCCCCAAAATTCAGTCTGTGTCCTAGTGAACCACGCATCAAACTTATCCTTAGCTTTTTTGTACTCCCTAAATGTCTTAATATGCTTATTGAATAATGGCAGAGTATGATGATAAATGAGTGCGACAAACAATGACACGATAAGCCCACATGACGCACCAATTAGAGCCATAAACCCCCCACCAAGTAATGCCATTAATATGTGCCCCGCTTCCACTGCGTGAAAAGGTGTGCCCAAAGGAACTACGAATGTGAATGCTTGGATTACTCCTAGAACTGCTCCTAGAATTATTACAGTTTTAAAAATCCAATATACAGTTTCTTCTTCATACTTCTTACAGCTACGAATATCCTCTTTCGTTAGGCCGTAATCTTCTAGTGTTGGTTCTTTCATAATCGTACTCAGTAAGGGCACTAAGCAACAGAATAATAAGGTGTACTTCTTAGGTAGGCTCCTCTAGTGGGGAAATCTACTACTAGCCGGACGCGTTGTCAAGCCCCCCCTCACAAATGGTCTAGTCTCTATACATTCTCCTTATAGCACACTATAATATGCCAATCTACCTCAGGTGGACTGACTAATAATCCTTTCGGGTCTTAGAGGGGCAAAGGACATGGCAGATAATGGGTGCAAATGGGAACCACCTTTTCCCTGGAGAGATTATGCTAAATGTAGCGAACCACCCCTTCTAAACGACCCCAAGGGCTACTGTCTCCTCCACTCTGAAGACGAGGATAAAGATACTCAAGCATTCATAAAAAGAGTGAAGGAGAAGATAGAGACTGAAAATAACACAATAGACCTCCGAGGTTGTTTCTTTCCCATAGTTTTTGACTCCTGGCCCTTTAAAAAATCAATATTCCCCGAGAAACCTACACTTTTCAACTGGGCAACATTCGCGGAGGGGGTAATTTTAGCCGCAACCACATTCAATGGAGAAACGCACTTTAGCGGAGCTAAGTTCCTGAAGAAGGCTACGTTCAGAAATGCTATATTTAAAGGAGTGACTGAATTCAGCGATGCCACATTTGAGAAGGGAGCAGATTTCATAAATGCTAAGTTCCTGAGTTCTGTGGAGTTCTCTAAAACTACTTTTAAAGGTGAACTAACGAGCTTTAGGGGGGCTGCCTTTGAAGATGTAGACTTTAAGACTACACAA
Above is a genomic segment from Candidatus Bathyanammoxibius amoris containing:
- a CDS encoding response regulator, giving the protein MINILVVEDDKNQCLLYRQELTEEGYDVEVARDGKEAITMARLRSPDLIVMDINMAGMDGIEAMGKILGENNKIPIIINTAYTSYKDNFMTWSADAYVVKSSDLVELKNTIKEILQKKSRQR
- the glgC gene encoding glucose-1-phosphate adenylyltransferase, which gives rise to MSIPAPYTFNKVLVIILAGGEGQRLYPLTKDRAKPAVPFGGVYRIIDFTLSNCLNSGFHKIALITQYKSMSLDRHVRLGWWNLFVSELGDFLEIIPPQMRISHEWYRGTADAVYQNIYTLEREKPGVVLILSGDHVYKMDYRKMLDFHLKKEADVTVSCVDVPIEEACRFGIMEIDEESRTTGFQEKPSSPKPMPSNPDRVLASMGVYLFNTTTLVRRIVEDAKTDSRHDFGRDVIPSMIDRDRIYAYQFEDENKSPVRYWRDIGTLDAYWEANMDLISASPIFNLYDTDWPVRTYREQFPPSKTVYGGEDGQMGEVVNSLLSDGCIISGARVENSVLSPDVRVEAKSSISDSVIMEGVRVDGNVKIRRAIIDKGVHVPEGTVIGYDHETDRSHFTVTENGVVVVPKQITIIE
- a CDS encoding restriction endonuclease, with the protein product MKEPTLEDYGLTKEDIRSCKKYEEETVYWIFKTVIILGAVLGVIQAFTFVVPLGTPFHAVEAGHILMALLGGGFMALIGASCGLIVSLFVALIYHHTLPLFNKHIKTFREYKKAKDKFDAWFTRTQTEFWGSLTGKQFEHEFASVLSRNGYNIEKVAKGSGDGGVDIIAHKGWHKVIVQCKVHKNPVGPAVVRDLYGAMKHAKAKRAILACTSGFTKGVKQFAKHKPIDLINMNGIIHLSRTGHTSADD